The following coding sequences are from one Lolium rigidum isolate FL_2022 chromosome 6, APGP_CSIRO_Lrig_0.1, whole genome shotgun sequence window:
- the LOC124666506 gene encoding bidirectional sugar transporter SWEET16-like, whose product MDSTMFIIGIIGNIISVLVFVSPIPTFWRIVRTKSTEEFEPAPYVLTLLNSLLWLYYGVTKPDGLLIATVNGFGTVMETIYVVLFLVYAADHAARVKTAKLVATLDIGFFGFVFATTRFAIAGLDMKIMVIGLICVCLNVFMYGSPLTAVRTVIATRSVEYMPFFLSFFLFLNGGVWATYAILDRDIFLGVPNGIGFFLGIIQLGIYAFYKNSRVNSQGSDEAPEEGWQASSVSLLASHASGHGGNTVSIDV is encoded by the exons ATGGATTCTACTATGTTCATCATCGGCATCATAG GAAACATCATCTCGGTTTTGGTCTTCGTTTCTCCCAT CCCGACCTTCTGGAGGATCGTGAGAACCAAGTCGACGGAGGAGTTCGAGCCGGCGCCGTACGTGCTCACGCTGCTCAACTCGCTGCTATGGCTCTACTACGGCGTCACCAAGCCGGACGGCCTCCTCATCGCCACCGTCAACGGTTTTGGGACCGTCATGGAGACCATctatgtcgtcctcttcctcgtctacGCCGCCGATCATGCCGCAAGG GTTAAAACCGCGAAGTTGGTGGCAACTTTGGACATTGGGTTTTTCGGATTTGTGTTCGCAACCACCAGATTTGCCATTGCCGGGCTTGACATGAAAATCATGGTTATAGGATTGATATGTGTCTGCCTCAACGTGTTCATGTACGGGTCCCCACTCACTGCCGTG agaacagtgattgccaCAAGGAGCGTGGAGTACATGCCattcttcttgtccttcttcctcttcctcaacgGGGGCGTCTGGGCTACGTATGCCATACTTGACAGAGACATCTTCCTTGGG GTCCCAAATGGAATAGGCTTCTTCTTGGGCATCATCCAACTGGGTATCTATGCCTTCTACAAGAACAGTAGGGTAAACTCTCAGGGCAGCGATGAAGCCCCAGAAGAAGGATGGCAGGCTTCTTCGGTTTCTCTTTTGGCCTCCCATGCAAGTGGTCATGGCGGGAACACTGTTTCCATTGATGTTTAA